CTGGAATTCACAAGAGAACGGAGCCAATGGGCTTTGTTGCATAGCTAGCTACGCAACAAAGCCAACTGGGATGTTACTTTAGCAATAAATATTTAAGAAATTCATTAAATAGAGGAAAAGGCAAAAGAAACCCCGGCCATTGTCTATTTTTAGTATTGGCGTTTTTTAAAGTCTTAAACGCTGCAATTTAGCGACTTTTAAACTGCAACAGACCCTTAGCTTAAGCGCTAAGAAACTTACTAAGCAGAAAAAAAGACAAAAGAATCCCGTGGTAGAAGTTGCTCACTCTCTAATCCTGCAAATTGGCGTACTATACTGTCTTAAACGACTTATAAGCGCGTTTCAGCTTGTATAGGGAAAAACCTAGAAGTCTAGGTGAAATTAATAAAGACATAAGGTGCACATAGTGCAAAAAATTAAACATAAGACGCCAATCTTAATACTCTTGTCGTTTAATCTGCACAGATGAAGATAACTGAACACCTTCAATACCATGATAGTGAGACTGGCGAAAGTTGTCAAGTAGTTTTTTTGTTTCTATAATTTGTTATTTCTTCAAACTCATCAATTAAAGTTCCCATGTCTTGCGGTAAATCAGAGCGAAATTCCATATATTCCTTACTCTTTGGGTGATATAATCCTAGCTTATAGGCATGTAATGCTTGTCTATTAAAATTACAGATAAAATCGGAGCTTTTAGCGTATTTTGCACTTTTACTACTATTTTTCCCGTAAACTTGGTCACCAACAATAGAATGTCCCATGTGGCTCATATGTACTCGAATTTGGTGTGTTCTGCCCGTTTCTAAAACGCATTTGACTAAGCTTACTTGTCCTACAACTTTCTGCACCGAATAATGGGTAATTGCCAGCTTTCCTGTGGTTTTCGCTACACACATCATTTCTTTATTGCCACGTTTTGGAGCAATGTTAGTTTTTATTGTTCCCTGGCTAGAAGGCAATATTCCCCAAA
This portion of the Wolbachia endosymbiont of Ctenocephalides felis wCfeF genome encodes:
- a CDS encoding Ribosomal large subunit pseudouridine synthase D; protein product: MVIAKNEEAHSFLSELLSNRKIKREYLAVVWGILPSSQGTIKTNIAPKRGNKEMMCVAKTTGKLAITHYSVQKVVGQVSLVKCVLETGRTHQIRVHMSHMGHSIVGDQVYGKNSSKSAKYAKSSDFICNFNRQALHAYKLGLYHPKSKEYMEFRSDLPQDMGTLIDEFEEITNYRNKKTT